Proteins encoded in a region of the Verrucomicrobiota bacterium genome:
- a CDS encoding alpha-L-fucosidase: MGFDPDQVCVDLHQSRTNRLPIKWGGMRTSIFRGIGRDCLIAFLLTLLPLLAFVRADTRPGATEKELQWWRDAKFGLFIHWGPVSLKGTEIGWSRGAQVPVEEYDGLFRRFNPAQFDATAWSRTAKAAGMKYVVLTSKHHDGFCLWDTQFTDYNIMRTPWGRDVMKELAAACRKQRLVFGIYHSICDWHHPDYPLGSPGGKSPKPAPNMDRYNQYLKNQLAELLRNYQPLGILWFDGEWETPWTAERGLDLYQYVRAFQPGILINNRVGKGRAGMEGSTAAGDFAGDFDTPEQGIGKFRNDRPWESCITIGQQWSWKPNDKLKSLKECIDMLVRTVGGDGNLLLNVGPMPNGEIEKRQAERLQQIGGWLKENGKSIYATRGGPFLPGEWGASTHRGKTIYVHLLKENEDERIRLPGLETKVVRARILNGPRLAWQQSSGSIEVQLPRRLRRENDTILVLSLDGPAEDLAPRPVGW; encoded by the coding sequence ATGGGCTTTGATCCTGATCAAGTTTGCGTTGATCTGCATCAAAGCCGGACGAATCGCCTTCCGATCAAATGGGGCGGCATGAGGACAAGTATTTTCCGTGGAATCGGCCGGGACTGTCTGATTGCGTTTCTCCTGACCCTCCTTCCGCTGCTGGCGTTCGTTCGAGCAGACACAAGGCCCGGCGCGACCGAGAAAGAGCTGCAATGGTGGCGCGACGCCAAGTTCGGCCTGTTCATCCATTGGGGTCCGGTGAGTTTGAAAGGCACTGAGATTGGCTGGTCGCGCGGCGCGCAGGTTCCCGTGGAGGAGTACGACGGCCTTTTCCGGCGCTTCAATCCGGCGCAATTCGACGCCACGGCTTGGAGCCGGACGGCCAAGGCTGCGGGCATGAAATACGTCGTGCTCACAAGCAAGCACCACGATGGCTTTTGTCTGTGGGACACTCAATTCACGGACTATAACATCATGCGAACACCCTGGGGCCGCGACGTGATGAAGGAGTTGGCGGCAGCGTGCCGAAAGCAACGCCTGGTCTTCGGAATCTACCACTCCATTTGCGACTGGCATCATCCCGATTATCCCCTGGGCAGCCCGGGCGGGAAATCGCCGAAGCCCGCCCCGAATATGGATCGGTATAATCAGTATCTGAAAAACCAACTCGCGGAACTGCTCCGGAATTACCAACCGCTCGGCATCCTCTGGTTTGATGGTGAATGGGAAACGCCCTGGACTGCGGAACGCGGCCTTGACCTGTACCAATACGTCCGCGCATTCCAACCCGGCATCCTCATCAATAACCGCGTCGGCAAAGGGCGCGCGGGCATGGAAGGCTCGACGGCCGCAGGCGACTTCGCGGGCGACTTCGACACGCCGGAACAAGGCATTGGCAAGTTTCGGAATGACCGCCCCTGGGAGTCGTGCATTACTATCGGCCAGCAATGGTCCTGGAAACCCAACGACAAGCTCAAGTCGCTCAAAGAGTGCATCGATATGCTCGTCCGGACGGTGGGCGGCGATGGAAATCTGCTGCTGAACGTGGGGCCGATGCCGAACGGGGAGATTGAAAAGCGCCAGGCGGAGCGCCTTCAACAAATCGGCGGCTGGCTGAAGGAAAATGGCAAAAGCATTTACGCCACGCGAGGCGGGCCCTTCCTGCCGGGGGAGTGGGGAGCCAGCACGCATCGGGGCAAAACGATCTATGTTCACCTCCTCAAGGAGAATGAAGACGAACGGATCCGGTTGCCTGGCCTGGAAACGAAGGTCGTTCGAGCCCGGATTTTGAACGGACCTCGTCTCGCGTGGCAGCAATCGTCCGGGTCCATCGAAGTCCAGCTTCCACGCAGGCTCCGCCGGGAGAACGACACAATTCTCGTCCTGAGCCTGGATGGGCCGGCTGAGGATCTGGCGCCTCGACCCGTGGGATGGTAG